GTCGAGTTGTTTGTTTTTTGATGTGGTAGTGTTTTTTATAACAGGTAGAATAGACTCCAGATTTTTCTTTAGCGTAACAACTTCCTTTGGATTGATTCTTTGTAAAGCTACCTTAGAGATAAGACGTTCTAAATCTCCCATTTGCTTTACGTGAAATTGAATTTCGTCTGTGAGTTCCGGATTTTCTATGAAATGCTTTACAATCGCTTGACGTTCTTCAATTGGTGCTTGATGTTTTAACGGTAAAGCCAACCATCTTTTCATTAGTCTGGAGCCCATTGGGCTGCAGTTACGATCCAATATGTTAATGAGTGTTTGCGCATTCTCATTAGAAGAATAGAAAAGCTCCAGATTTCTAATAGTAAACCGATCTAACCAAACATGATCGTCTCTTTCAATTCTAGAAATTCTATTAATATGAGAAATTTGATGGTGTTGCGTATCTCTTAAATAATGGAGGCATGCCCCAGCTGAAATAATTCCCAGTGGTAACTCATGAATACCGTACCCTTTTAGCGTTTTTGAATTGAAATGTTTGAGTAAAGTCTCTGTGGCATATTCCTCGGTGAATACCCATTCATCTAGAAAATAGGTGTAATAACCAGTTCCAAAATGATCATTAAAGACCATTTTATTTTGTCGTTCTACAAGAATTTCATTTGGAGCAAAACTTTGGAGAAGTTTGTCGATATAATCGAAAGTACCCTGAGTGGTTAAAAACTCTCCGGTTGATATGTCAAGAAACGCTACCCCAGCTTCCTTTTTAGAGATATATACAGAAGCGAGATAATTATTTTTATTATGGTCAAAAGTATTTTCATGGGTAGATACACCAGGAGTAACTAATTCGGTAATTCCTCTTTTTACAATGTTTTTTGTATTCTTGGAAATACTAGAATCTTCTAATTGATCACATAATGCGACACGCTCCCCGGCACGAACAAGTTTTGGTAAGTATGTATCTAATGAATGGTGGGGAAAACCTGCCAGCTCAATAGATGCTGCTGCACCATTTTTTCTTTTAGTTAATACAATGCCTAATATTTTAGAAGCTTTGATTGCATCGCTTCCAAATGTTTCATAAAAATCACCTACACGAAAAAGCAAAATAGCATCTGGATACTTGGCTTTGAAGCCATTGTATTGACGCATCAAAGGGGTTTCTTTATCGGTTTGTTTCTTTTTTTTTGTAGCCATTATATTTTGCGTTCTTTTGTCGACATTAATCTTCAAATTAAGAAATATGAATGCTATTGATTCATTGCAATTTGTTGGGATTTTGGAATAGTTATGAACAGAAAGTTAAAAACTACGGATTTAAATAGATTAGATGTTGACACGTATAAAACTACGGAAAAACATCCAATTATTGTTGTTCTGGATAGTATCAGAAGTTTACATAATGTAGGGTCTGTATTTAGAACAGCAGATGCTTTTAGAATCGAAAAAGTAATCTTATGTGGTTTAACTGCACAACCTCCACATAAAGAGATTCATAAAACAGCATTAGGAGCAACAGAAACTGTAGATTGGGAGTATTATGAAGATATTCAAACGGCAGTTGCTCAATTAAAAGAGGAAGAGTACGAAATTGTTGCAGTTGAGCAAGCAGAAGAAACGGTCAAGCTGCAAGACCTAAACAAAAAAAGCAGTCTAAAAACTGCTTTTATTTTCGGTAATGAAGTGTTCGGTGTAAATCAAGAAATCGTTTCTCAAGCCGATTATGTACTTGAAATTCCACAATTCGGAACTAAACACTCATTTAATATTTCTGTTAGTGCCGGTATCGTATTATGGGAGGCTATGCGTAAGTATATTACTTAGCCGCACAAGACCAGCCATTGTCCTCATGCACCTCAATGGCAGTTTTATATGCATTACCTGAACTACAAACTTCACTTGTAAGTGTACCTTTCTCTGCGTCATTATACGTACATGTCGCACATTTCTGACAGCTAGAAGTTACACTTGCAATTGCAATAACACCAAGGAATAGTATAGTCTTTTTCATTTTATAAAATTTAGCTAACAAATATAGCGATTTGATAGAATAAGAAAAGTTTAAGCTCAACAGATATTTATGAAATAAAAAAGCCGGAGAAACTTCTCCGGCTTTCAATATCTTCAAGACTAAATATTATAAGCTTGATAAATCTGCTTTGATAAATTCAACATCTTTTAAAGCTTTTTCTTTAAGAGAATTGTCTTTGTTGATAGCTAACTTAAGGTTTTTCATCATTAAGTCGTTGTTATCAGTTCTTGCGCCAACAATTGCTTTTAAGTAATATGCTTCAGCAGAAGTAGCATCTTCACTTGCATCAATGGTAGCTAAAGCAGCTTCAGCATTTCCATTTAAAATTTGAGCCAATGCCAGGTTTAATGTTTTGAATGAACCCATGTTGTTCACAGCAGAAGAATAATCTCCGTCCATGATGTTTAAGATACCCATGTTGTAGTTCACTTCATTTCCAGCACCATTTGCTTTTTGGTAAGCTTCTAAAGCAGCAGCTCTATCACCTTTTAATCTAGCGATAACACCTAAGTTGTTCATTACAACAGGAGTTGCCTGGATTGCTTTAGCTTTATTGAAGTTAGACTCAGCTTCACCTAATTTATTTTGTAATAAATAGATATACCCCATATTGTTAGTTGGTCTCCAATCAGAAGCATAAAGCTCAGCAGCTTTTGTATAAATGTTTAATTTCTCATTTAAATCATTTGTTAAAGTAGCCGCATAAAGGATTTCTTCAACGCTAAGTACAGAAGCATCAGATTTGAATGCGGCCATAATTTGCTCATCAGAACGTCCTACTTTTTCCATGTTTAAAACGATTTGAGAACGTCTTAATGGAGGAAGTACTTTTTCTTTAACCTCAACATAAGTTTCAGATAAGTTTTTGATTTCAGCCTCACGTTTAGCTGGATCAGAGTACATTTCTAAAACACGGATGATTAATTGCTTGTCTTCAATGTCAGAAGCTTGCATTTTTTGTTTGAAACCAGCCCAGTCTTCACCTTTACCTTCTAAGTTAAAGAAGTCTTCAGATTTCGCTGCTTCAACTTTATTTCTCTTTAATTGACGAGATACGGCAGAACTTGCAGTTTTTGCTCTGTTATCAGCTAAGCTTTCGTTTTTAGTTAATTCACCATCTGGAGAAGCGTATGCCTGAACAGTCATTCCTTTAAATACGATAGTCGTGTCTTTCGCATTTGTTTTAATGTTTGCCAATAGTGCTTTTACTTCCTCTTTGTTTAATTCAGAACTTCTTACGGTAGTAGATTGAATAGTATAAATGATTTCAGCGTTTTCAGAGAAAGGAACAATTCTTTGGAAAGCATCTTTTCCTAAAATTGGTTTATCATCACTTTGAACTAATTTTGGAGTGATGTTTGTTCCTTCAGCGATATCAAACATGCCAATCTCTTTAGTTTTAGTTTTGAATAAACCTTCAAGTTTAGCTTTTAAGACACCTCTTTCCATACCGTCTTCATAAGCGTACTTATAATCGAATGAAAATGAACCACCTTCTTCAAATTTAATTTTCTTTCCTTCAAAGTCAGCACCTTCACCAACCAATACGAAAGGATCAAGAGATTTTACTACTGTTCCGTTTGCTTCAAAAACAGGAGTAACGCGAATAGCCGCTTTTTTAGCTAGATATTTCGTTGGGATTTTTCCTGAAATAACTACAGCCACCGAATCTCCGTGCATTTCCAATGGGTTAGGGGCTGCCTTATAAGTTGCAGTCTCAGCATTCTTCTCCATTTTATTCAATGGGTTACAGGCTACAATCGCCATAACGGCAATAACTGCAATTGAAATGTTTCTTAAAATTGATAGTTTCATTTTATATAATTATTTGTGATTGAATTTATCGT
This genomic interval from bacterium SCSIO 12643 contains the following:
- a CDS encoding RNA methyltransferase codes for the protein MNRKLKTTDLNRLDVDTYKTTEKHPIIVVLDSIRSLHNVGSVFRTADAFRIEKVILCGLTAQPPHKEIHKTALGATETVDWEYYEDIQTAVAQLKEEEYEIVAVEQAEETVKLQDLNKKSSLKTAFIFGNEVFGVNQEIVSQADYVLEIPQFGTKHSFNISVSAGIVLWEAMRKYIT